The Cotesia glomerata isolate CgM1 unplaced genomic scaffold, MPM_Cglom_v2.3 scaffold_126, whole genome shotgun sequence genome contains the following window.
ttttaaaaatttatttttaaggtaTGGTCGATTGTTTCGTCCGTATCCCAAAAGAACAAGGTTTCCTCAGTTTCTGGAGAGGTAACTTCGCCAACGTCATCCGTTACTTCCCAACCCAGGCTTTGAACTTTGCCTTCAAAGACAAGTACAAGCAAGTTTTCTTGGGTGGTGTTGACAAAAACACCCAGTTCATGCGGTACTTTGCTGGTAACCTTGCATCTGGTGGTGCTGCTGGAGCTACATCACTTTGCTTCGTCTACCCACTTGACTTTGCCAGAACCCGGTAAATATATCtctacaatttaattttacgagTAATTAATGGATGATATCTAATTCCAATATTAtattaactagcaaccttgcagtcactatgtgactgccgtgacttgtgaactatacaaaattaaaattttgctttattaattaatgacttttgtcaaattgcactgtactttcttaaatattgatatttttaaagatataagctcataccgatgttacactcatcaagagctttcatttgagtacccacatgcatttttgatatatttttcatatatatatatatatatatatatatatatatatatatatatatatatatatataaaatatatgaaaaaatgatgtgggtattcaaatgaaaggtcttgatgagggtaatgtcggaatgagcttatatctttaaaaatgtcaatagttcacgagatacatcaaaattatttcttaattattgacgtttttaatgatataaactcatcccgatgttacactcatcaagagctttcatttgagtacccacatgtatttttgatatatttttcatatatacatatatataatatatataaatatatgaaaaaatgatgtgggtactcaaatgaaaagtcttgatgagtgtaacatcgggatgagcttatatcttcaaaaatgtcaatagttcaaaagatataaggttatttcttaattatatatctagaggtatgataaattttctggacacaaaatttttcttattctcttaataaaaCAGACGATAACTTGATTTATAGATTGGCTGCTGATGTCGGTAAAGCTGGTGGTGAACGTGAGTTCAGTGGTCTTGGAAACTGTTTGAGCAAAATCTTCAAATCTGACGGTCTTACCGGATTGTACCGTGGATTTGGTGTATCAGTCCAGGGTATCATTATCTACCGTGCCTCATACTTTGGTTTCTATGATACCGCTCGTGGTATGTTGCCTGACCCC
Protein-coding sequences here:
- the LOC123273720 gene encoding ADP,ATP carrier protein; translation: MSSFDPVAFAKDFIAGGCAAAISKTAVAPIERVKLLLQVQHISKQIAEDQRYKGMVDCFVRIPKEQGFLSFWRGNFANVIRYFPTQALNFAFKDKYKQVFLGGVDKNTQFMRYFAGNLASGGAAGATSLCFVYPLDFARTRLAADVGKAGGEREFSGLGNCLSKIFKSDGLTGLYRGFGVSVQGIIIYRASYFGFYDTARGMLPDPKKTP